One stretch of Eupeodes corollae chromosome 2, idEupCoro1.1, whole genome shotgun sequence DNA includes these proteins:
- the LOC129945877 gene encoding general transcription factor 3C polypeptide 1, with protein sequence MAFEQSRTLASMILDEIGLEGLEGITISGLWTRLSDSMQLPLPLLDRFQMQVWNVLIQAHDYLIFYELPQPREKLKLWNRFAQTDPDYGLPLTLMECPFNLYKCVPITDGEIMGSCENYDTRKAIAFDEIKHMTLKEIEQKWGDSFVIVGTQKLRYSCLIPSHISTPTEITSIQYCVLEFIGRSRKNGISTAGKFSILHCCKDSAIGFYIRNKLIRLGLVVRQSYTEKRADRLVGSSLLNLSRFYSQNKTAFTAVIEKMFFALRHTPNQRMSMCSLRHMFPPENHAMIKKIQTTHFFKKFFDISNVLAKELPDVKQSSKASGDREVLCVKLKNPGLSEDEIFNDDEVIEEKEQNNDFYDYKHAYVDMPLSEEIYRAIEKYGSEGCSQSQLCANLSTNHLNVRQALKKAIQQKIVTTYCKDMGRQRTNMIVAVSCANSVKKVKEDRDNITKNLKCSDEPKLPPEPDQPPKDIQQITSSIKEFINKFKPTPRDVTVKQVERQQKIVNLVDERCIIQLTQLRLEIIKCEQEAGYKDEICNKSIYRIIARLQQHKIVNMFEISLRLEDNARLYRYVTHPKITIDHNIMQQEILKLKNAMFLFLEERKCRALPPRSGELAKPKVERVGIIPMGPQKSPKFLTARFLHEFMFYVSNDLHSNREPLPLTESFLSTWVESEPNINPTELYNSMVEDHIYPYRDSLNWKTFITPLPTYKDKPAGWISFPDVVERMPFSLLSKIIHVPPTVDKEAMEYLTHPVRQHYIIKHLPLALQGLINRGRLSRILCNIMLILQFMGLVQVTDKKGKDPLQIWVYLNRKATVVDTTPSEPGYLTINGDREYTKIDFNFKKMSDIKQYWNCLHKICLITKLGFVHKNIVEPGAKHVYKKRRLALYDIVSAVTNFEEAPLRDTGVPPGDGLGAGGLASGLYSSFQRNWTWLVNNKHTAAVAAAAQKLKKQSTKYMRTKMSKLADETMIKKSSVKKVTTRLATTSSGKVVKRKKIVSVKPKPKFPADSIDRDAIRQMRSLRARWCHKEDLILKMARATFLFLGVPVVHLNLRDVAKIARDIIRLQCGIYNKTTQACHRRIHFMVKTNRHLPELPQWLHAMQTNEHLTDRYDPETFFRDLKELYPVKTDFQNALAVHFLYAFGVLQAQQRQDDPHHRSNFPDTLTEFYKKYRECTPLMDEKSLLYFNPATRVDLQLATINNVLHSSLSCVRDKTQYNLQIFDIFKTYSEEVLHTAFKIARMDGLVVSRKKSQTHTYTTQLTGPSFVFSNKYRMSLMFLRFPYVVLDMLYAFFNQATKQIYNSEPEAVVIKSPHSGQLFFMAELLWHKAIVVDINTPNNMLTIDPMAQQSSTSQTQKIMDHFHNILENAPQTEYSKHFDSLGELATRVKFKAGNVKHKLNYNPFDVIAKMDCVQIHFFCFLGKLNRSVDINFSKLIVEQPKEKDKQNEDEDENEDKEDVNLCPFSAECVMKSQDYLQAIETIVKNRENMLLGISEDIDMNGVECKNNTTTLCVENIMAIFENYRTFMKNHLAKEDSKDFGSIGLKKKPLDLVEVCKDILETCDEMPLNDEHEPELNKDEKVARAQDVFVVNLPTLKIHASPESEQMPKAKFKDTMMPEMLMETALLREKILERIVEDACWKYTQNNLTTLRTLMSEIGYTDEEQDEVVRIHDFIESFDLGAPASDLLKRFPDVEFLTKATKLLRKHFLVLRAGVSTFVYVQKNHIRPWVIQTRHIKRLERESMGRLIPNASRPAQKRKPDDNDDGLSDEEESSSSVAKQSRVNEEGRRKPKPVVRFGDHKETTTSSLDNQNPKDQLLVLKPCPWIRVNGSLNRRVLDKWLASILIECSSQGGCTVHAVCLRYKQMHAADIMYLLEVLSELKIIELKSFKPRPVGLFTKFQELEQCEGNEFTDAHRTYIITAPDAMLRMTLFIGDKLYRSEFV encoded by the exons ATGGCATTTGAACAATCAAGAACATTAGCTTCAATGATCCTCGATGAAATTGGACTTGAAGGACTAGAAGGAATAACAATTTCTG GATTATGGACAAGACTCTCAGATAGTATGCAACTTCCACTACCACTTCTTGATAGATTCCAAATGCAAGTGTGGAATGTTTTGATTCAAGCACATGACTACTTAATTTTCTATGAACTACCCCAACCACGAGAGAAGTTAAAACTATGGAACCGATTTGCCCAAACCGACCCCGACTATGGTCTGCCTTTAACATTG ATGGAGTGTCCTTTCAATTTGTACAAATGTGTACCAATAACCGATGGAGAAATAATGGGATCATGTGAGAATTACGACACCCGCAAAGCAATTGCCTTCGATGAGATCAAACACATGACTTTAAAAGAAATCGAACAAAAATGGGGTGATAGTTTTGTTATAGTTGGCACCCAAAAACTTCGTTACAGTTGCCTCATTCCATCACACATAAGTACACCAACAGAAATTACCTCAATCCAATATTGTGTACTCGAGTTCATTGGACGTTCCCGTAAAAATGGCATCTCCACAGCCGGAAAGTTCTCAATCCTGCATTGTTGCAAAGATTCTGCAATTGGCTTTTACATAAG GAATAAACTAATTCGCCTTGGTTTGGTTGTAAGACAAAGTTACACAGAGAAACGTGCTGATCGTTTAGTCGGTTCTAGTCTTTTGAATCTATCACGTTTCTATTCTCAAAACAAAACTGCATTTACGGCCGTGATCGAGAAGATGTTTTTCGCCTTGAGACACACTCCAAATCAAAGAATGTCTATGTGCAGTCTCAGGCACATGTTCCCGCCGGAAAATCACGCAATGATAAAGAAAATCCAAACAACacatttctttaagaaattcttCGATATTTCT aatgtccTTGCTAAGGAATTGCCCGATGTCAAACAAAGTTCCAAAGCAAGTGGAGACCGTGAAGTACTttgtgtgaaattaaaaaatcctgGTTTATCAGAAGATGAAATTTTTAACGATGACGAAGTAATAGAAGAAAAAGAACAGAATAATg atTTCTATGACTATAAACATGCTTATGTTGATATGCCACTTTCAGAGGAAATTTATCGTGCTATTGAAAAGTACGGCAGTGAAGGTTGCAGTCAATCACAATTGTGTGCAAATTTATCTACAAATCATTTAAATGTTCGACAAGCTTTGAAAAAAgctattcaacaaaaaattgtcacaaCTTATTGTAAGGATATGGGTCGACAAAGAACGAATAT GATTGTAGCTGTTAGCTGTGCAAATTCTGTTAAGAAAGTCAAGGAAGACCGCGATAACAtcacaaagaatttaaaatgcaGTGACGAACCG AAACTTCCACCTGAGCCTGATCAACCACCAAAAGACATCCAGCAAATAACATCCAGCATCAAAgagtttattaataaattcaaaccCACTCCGCGTGATGTCACAGTGAAACAAGTCGAACGTCAGCAAAAAATCGTCAATTTAGTCGATGAACGCTGCATCATTCAATTGACGCAGCTACGTTTGGAAATAATCAAATGCGAACAAGAAGCCGGATACAAAGATGAAATATGCAATAAATCAATTTACAGAATAATCGCACGTCTGCAACAGCATAAAATTGTCAATATGTTCGAAATATCACTACGATTGGAAGATAACGCTCGCCTGTATCGATATGTTACTCATCCCAAGATCACAATTGATCACAATATCATGCAACAGGAAATTCTCAAACTCAAAAATGCaatgttcttatttttggaAGAGAGGAAATGTCGTGCTTTACCGCCGAGAAGCGGGGAGTTGGCGAAGCCAAAAGTGGAGCGAGTGGGCATTATTCCTATGGGTCCACAGAAATCGCCGAAATTCCTTACTGCTCGGTTTTTGCACGAGTTTATGTTTTACGTGTCCAATGATTTGCATTCTAATCGAGAACCCTTGCCATTGACGGAGAGTTTCCTGTCAACGTGGGTTGAATCAGAGCCCAATATCAACCCAACAGAACTTTATAACAGCATGGTAGAGGATCACATTTATCCCTACAGAGACAGTCTCAATTGGAAGACATTCATTACACCCTTGCCCACTTATAAAGATAAGCCCGCTGGTTGGATATCTTTTCCGGATGTCGTCGAAAGAATGCCCTTCTCGCTGTTGAGTAAGATCATCCACGTCCCTCCGACTGTGGACAAGGAAGCGATGGAATACTTAACTCATCCTGTTCGACAGCATTACATAATCAAACATTTGCCATTGGCCTTGCAAGGTCTGATTAATCGTGGTCGATTGTCAAGAATCCTATGCAACATCATGCTAATTCTGCAATTTATGGGATTGGTTCAAGTCACGGACAAGAAAGGCAAAGACCCGTTGCAAATTTGGgtctatttgaatcgaaaggcGACAGTCGTCGATACTACACCCTCAGAACCAGGCTATTTGACAATTAACGGTGACCGAGAATACACGAAGatagattttaatttcaaaaaaatgagtgACATCAAACAGTACTGGAACTGTTTGCATAAGATCTGTCTCATCACAAAGTTGGGCTTTGTCCATAAGAACATTGTGGAGCCTGGTGCAAAACACGTTTACAAAAAACGACGTCTTGCTTTGTATGACATTGTCTCGGCAGTGACGAATTTCGAAGAGGCTCCACTTCGGGATACGGGAGTTCCACCGGGCGATGGTCTCGGAGCAGGTGGTCTAGCCTCGGGTCTATATTCGTCGTTCCAACGCAATTGGACTTGGCTGGTGAATAACAAGCACACCGCTGCGGTAGCAGCAGCAGCTCAGAAACTCAAAAAACAGAGTACTAAGTACATGAGGACGAAGATGTCCAAGCTAGCCGATGAGACTATGATAAAGAAATCTAGCGTAAAGAAGGTGACTACTCGCCTAGCAACAACCTCATCGGGAAAAGTGGTCAAACGAAAGAAAATTGTTTCGgtcaaaccaaaaccaaaattccCGGCCGATTCCATTGATCGAGATGCGATCAGGCAGATGCGCTCCCTGCGAGCTCGCTGGTGTCACAAGGAGGATCTCATCTTAAAAATGGCAAGGGCAACATTCCTCTTCCTTGGCGTTCCAGTTGTTCATTTAAATCTTCGCGATGTGGCCAAAATTGCTCGAGACATCATTCGCTTGCAGTGTGGCATCTACAACAAGACCACACAAGCCTGCCATCGTAGGATTCACTTTATGGTCAAAACTAATCGCCATTTGCCTGAACTACCGCAATGGTTACATGCCATGCAAACAAATGAACACCTCACCGATCGTTATGATCCTGAAACATTCTTTCGCGACTTGAAAGAACTCTATCCGGTTAAGACGGACTTTCAGAATGCCCTTGCGGTGCACTTTTTGTACGCCTTTGGTGTGTTGCAGGCCCAACAAAGACAAGACGATCCTCATCACAGAAGCAACTTTCCCGACACACTGACggaattctacaaaaaataccgTGAGTGTACTCCTCTTATGGACGAAAAGTCTCTGCTGTACTTCAATCCTGCCACAAGAGTTGACCTGCAACTTGCCACTATAAACAATGTCCTGCACAGTTCTTTGAGTTGTGTGCGGGACAAGACGCAGTATAACTTGCAGATCTTTGACATCTTCAAGACATACTCCGAGGAAGTGCTTCACACTGCATTTAAGATTGCTCGCATGGACGGATTGGTGGTGTCTCGGAAGAAATCCCAAACTCACACCTACACCACTCAACTAACGGGTCCTTCATTTGTTTTCTCCAACAAGTACCGAATGAGTTTGATGTTCCTGAGATTCCCCTACGTTGTGCTGGACATGTTATACGCATTCTTTAACCAAGCAACAAAGCAGATATATAATAGTGAGCCAGAAGCAGTTGTAATAAAATCACCACATTCGGGACAGTTGTTCTTTATGGCAGAACTTCTCTGGCACAAGGCAATTGTTGTGGACATCAATACTCCGAACAATATGCTCACCATCGATCCCATGGCCCAGCAATCGAGCACAAGTCAAACGCAGAAAATCATGGATCATTTTCATAACATCCTCGAGAATGCCCCTCAAACAGAATATTCCAAACATTTTGATTCTCTCGGCGAACTGGCAACAAGGGTGAAGTTCAAAGCAGGCAACGTCAAACACAAGCTCAACTATAATCCCTTTGATGTAATCGCTAAAATGGACTGTGTGCAGatacatttcttttgttttttgggaAAACTAAATCGATCAGTGGACATTAACTTTAGTAAGTTGATTGTAGAACAACCCAAAGAAAAGGATAAACAAAACGAGGACGAAGATGAAAACGAAGACAAAGAGGATGTGAACTTATGTCCCTTCTCTGCTGAGTGTGTTATGAAAAGTCAAGACTATTTACAAGCCATCGagacaattgttaaaaatcgaGAAAATATGCTCCTGGGCATAAGCGAAGACATCGATATGAATGGTGTCGAATGTAAAAACAATACCACTACACTTTGTGTCGAAAATATTAtggcaatttttgaaaattatcgaACATTCATGAAAAACCATTTGGCCAAAGAAGACTCTAAGGACTTTGGTTCGATTGGTTTGAAGAAAAAACCATTGGATTTAGTAGAGGTTTGCAAGGATATTCTAGAGACATGCGATGAGATGCCGTTAAACGATGAACATGAACCCGAACTGAATAAAGACGAAAAAGTCGCTAGAGCTCaagatgtttttgttgttaatttgccAACGCTCAAAATACATGCATCGCCTGAGAGTGAACAAATGCCAAAGGCTAAATTCAAGGACACCATGATGCCTGAGATGTTGATGGAAACTGCTTTGCTGAGGGAAAAGATTCTCGAACGAATTGTTGA GGATGCATGCTGGAAGTATACCCAAAATAATCTAACCACACTCAGAACATTAATGAGTGAAATTGGATATACCGACGAGGAACAAGATGAAGTTGTAAGAATTCATGATTTCATAGAGTCCTTTGACCTCGGCGCTCCTGCTTCTGATCTTTTG aaACGTTTTCCTGATGTTGAATTTCTAACAAAGGCTACAAAACTTCTCCGTAAACACTTTCTCGTTTTAAGAGCTGGTGTTTCAACTTttgtttatgtacaaaaaaatcaCATTCGTCCATGGGTCATCCAGACGCGGCATATTAAGCGTTTAGAACGCGAATCGATGGGTAGACTTATTCCGAATGCATCACGACCAGCTCAAAAGCGAAAACCCGATGATAACGATGATGGTTTGAGTGATGAAGAAGAGTCATCATCATCGGTGGCTAAACAAAGTAGAGTCAATGAAGAAGGACGACGAAAACCAAAACCAGTTGTACGTTTTGGAGATCATAAAGAAACTACGACTTCTTCACTAGACAACCAAAA tcCAAAAGATCAATTACTTGTTCTTAAGCCATGCCCATGGATTCGCGTGAATGGATCGTTAAATCGACGTGTTCTTGATAAATGGCTGGCTAGCATATTAATCGAATGTTCTTCCCAAGGTGGCTGTACTGTTCATGCAGTTTGCTTACGGTATAAACAAATGCATGCTGCTGACATAATGTACCTTTTGGAAGTTTTGTCTGAACTGAAAATCATAgagttaaaaagttttaaaccaCGTCCGGTTGGATTATTCACaaaatttcaagaacttgaaCAGT gtGAAGGTAATGAATTTACCGATGCACACAGAACATATATAATTACTGCGCCAGACGCAATGTTGCGTATGACTCTTTTCATCGGAGATAAGCTTTATCGAtctgaatttgtttaa
- the LOC129947673 gene encoding transcriptional adapter 1-like, which produces MSDLNERVLIAKNALMTALGNNYQKYLSLMKNYFRRKLDYTEFDLESRKLLPTNKLHLHNELFSAIMCKIGAINTPPPPPPLVTTSSNSGQHSSSSSRSSSRKRKRSSRSHNDRATFEPYDFFDFLTPDTLEPIRPPSSFESTMQMMPSARYCVQELFLPNTGFIYGRFQIGVWEIGLVQVDDTVAEYMCIAVQFLLKNLISSIIMKRKHYKVTGEGSYYYDVGAPIKDPFLRNTVTRQKIDDGPLVLDKEITSPNFMRRTNDEGIFLSACEEVYPQKGNLITLKDLQKAFNDRNMLASHTVYSVNRERLTQMLH; this is translated from the exons atgagtGATTTAAATGAGCGAGTGTTGATAGCTAAAAACGCTCTCATGACTGCGTTGGGCAATAACTATCAAAAATACCTGAGCCTAATGAAAAATTACTTCCGTCGCAAACTCGATTACACCGAATTTGATTTAGAGTCCCGGAAATTACTCCCAACGAATAAATTACATTTACACAATGAATTATTTTCGGCGATTATGTGTAAAATTGGTGCAATAAAtacaccaccaccgccacctcCACTCGTCACCACCAGTTCGAATAGTGGACAACATTCATCGTCATCATCTCGATCATCGAGTCGCAAAAGAAAACGAAGCTCACGCTCCCACAACGATCGAGCCACCTTCGAACCCTATGATTTCTTCGACTTTCTCACTCCGGATACCTTGGAACCCATTCGACCGCCGAGCAGCTTCGAGAGTACAATGCAAATGATGCCATCCGCTCGCTATTGTGTGCAGGAACTTTTCCTACCCAATACAGGTTTTATCTATGGAAGATTTCAAATTGGTGTCTGGGAAATTGGTTTGGTGCAAGTCGATGACACTGTAGCCGAGTATATGTGCATTGCAGTGCAGTTTCTGCTGAAGAATCTCATCTCGTCGATTATTATGAAGCGAAAGCACTATAAAGTCACTGGGGAGGGATCGTATTATTATGATGTTGGGGCTCCGATAAAGGATCCATTCTTGAGAAATACCGTCACAAGGCAAAAGATCGACGATGGACCATTGGTGTTGGATAAAGAAATAACTTCCCCTAACTTTATGCGTCGCACCAATGACGAAGGAATATTCCTTTCTGCCTGCGAGGAAGT GTATCCACAAAAGGGCAACCTCATCACTCTAAAGGACCTGCAGAAGGCATTTAACGACAGAAATATGCTTGCTTCTCATACCGTTTATTCTGTTAATCGAGAACGCTTAACCCAAATGCtccattga
- the LOC129947674 gene encoding TIP41-like protein: MEDEIVSCLPKNSESIDFQGWNISYEKSHILKSVCANGKECCPENSPTCCELCTYRYALELPHLPDMVFHKNRLTLIYSNGAQLEFKPMDALNLVENGKQPLQVACAEEWQESRSGHLLEEKFKPFDWTFSTTYQGTLNDKIRVEETDLKLDIFKLMQKERILFYHELTLFEDELHDNGISSCSVKIRVMPSGFFVLLRYFLRVDNVMLKINDTRFHYEIEKDFILKEYTAREAKYDELKTVPPALFTMPHEIEKYLPIKTKKTFKLYFK; the protein is encoded by the exons ATGGAA gATGAAATAGTTTCTTGTTTGCCTAAAAATAGTGAGAGTATCGATTTCCAAGGTTGGAATATTTCATATGAAAAGTCACACATTCTAAAAAGTGTTTGTGCAAATGGCAAAGAATGTTGCCCCGAAAATAGTCCCACTTGTTGTGAACTTTGCAC CTATCGTTATGCCTTGGAACTACCTCATTTGCCTGATATGGTATTCCACAAGAATAGACTGACTCTCATTTATTCAAATGGCGCACAATTGGAATTCAAACCTATGGACGCCTTGAATTTGgttgaaaatggaaaacaacCTTTACAGGTAGCGTGTGCTGAGGAATGGCAAGAAAGCAG GTCTGGTCATCTGTTGGAAGAAAAATTCAAACCATTCGATTGGACATTTTCAACCACGTATCAGGGAACTCTCAACGATAAGATCCGTGTTGAGGAGACAGACTTAAAATTGGACATATTCAAGTTGATGCAAAAGGAGAGAATTCTCTTCTATCATGAATTAACTTTGTTCGAAGATGAATTGCATGACAATGGGATTTCGTCGTGCTCCGTGAAGATT cGCGTAATGCCATCTGGGTTTTTCGTCCTTCTACGTTATTTCCTGCGTGTAGATAATGTCATGCTCAAAATAAACGACACGCGTTTCCACTATGAAATCGAGAAAGATTTCATATTAAAAGAGTACACAGCTCGAGAGGCAAAGTATGATGAACTCAAGACC gtTCCACCTGCATTATTCACAATGCCCCATGAGATTGAGAAATATCTACCAattaagacgaaaaaaacgttcaaattatattttaagtag
- the LOC129945351 gene encoding fumarylacetoacetate hydrolase domain-containing protein 2: MKKQSMIFKQLVKLVKFQRIMAANYSSTSSAEVPLRFVQFIRKNESNKLLGVLSNDGETLHPLPEGTCQNDMINLIKQDTKVLLKKLQSLPSEQLCSDIELLPPVTNPEKIVCIGLNYLDHCLEQHKAKPKEPMFFSKFASTLIGHGGNVIAHNISNKIDFEVELAVIIGKEAKNVSKENAMDYVFGYSVAQDISARDWQKERNGGQFLIGKSMDTFCPLGPAIVHKSLVNDPHHLQMITRINGIEKQNGNTMDMIYEIDDIIHELTKSITLKPGDVILTGTPAGVGMYRNPPEYLKPGDTIESEIECVGKLFNKVVADECI; this comes from the exons ATGAAAAAGCAGTCAATGATCTTCAAACAGTTAGTAAAACTAGTTAAGTTCCAGCGCATAATGGCCGCCAATTATTCATCAACATCGTCTGCCGAGGTTCCATTGCGATTTGTGCAATTCATTCGTAAAAACGAATCCAATAAGCTTTTAGGTGTTTTATCCAATGATGGCGAAACACTTCACCCACTCCCAGAAGGAACCTGCCAAAACGATATGATTAATTTAATCAAGCAGGATACCAAAGTTCTTCTGAAAAAATTACAATCACTGCCATCAGAACAATTGTGTTCAGACATTGAACTCTTGCCGCCTGTCACCAATCCGGAGAAAATTGTTTGCATTGGCCTGAACTATCTGGATCATTGTTTGGAGCAACACAAAGCGAAACCAAAAGAGCCAATGTTTTTTAGTAAGTTTGCCAGCACTCTTATCGGCCATGGTGGTAATGTTATAGCTCACAACATTTCCAAT AAAATCGATTTCGAAGTGGAGTTAGCAGTAATCATTGGCAAGGAAGCGAAAAACGTTTCCAAAGAAAACGCTATGGATTATGTTTTTGGTTATTCTGTGGCGCAGGATATTTCAGCTAGAGACTGGCAAAAAGAACGAAATGGAGGACAGTTTTTGATTGGCAAGTCTATGGATACATTCTGCCCACTGGGACCAGCTATCGTCCACAAAAGCTTAGTGAACGATCCACATCACCTTCAGATGATAACTCGAATAAATGGGATAGAAAAACAGAATGGAAACACCATGGATATGATTTACGAAATCGATGACATTATTCATGAATTAACAAA GAGCATAACTCTAAAGCCTGGTGATGTTATTTTAACTGGAACCCCCGCTGGTGTTGGAATGTATAGAAATCCACCAGAATATCTTAAGCCTGGCGATACGATTGAGAGTGAAATTGAATGTGTAggaaaactttttaacaaagtTGTTGCGGATGAGTGCATTTAA
- the LOC129946447 gene encoding delta(3,5)-Delta(2,4)-dienoyl-CoA isomerase, mitochondrial — translation MSLKTILSTKVISRNLVSSPIFRTMSSKIIPTSSTENNFKSLSIAVPKPFVYHVQLNRPDKYNAINKQMWVDIKDCFESLSINPDCRAIVISAEGKHFTAGIDLNDMMKLAQELSEIDEVSRKGCALEKLIKLYQDSISSLEVCNKPVISAVHSACIGAGVDLITASDIRYCTKDALFQVKEVEIGMAADVGTLQRFPKVINSQSLARELCLTGRKFLSDEAKSCGLVSQVFDNKDAMITSALALAEDLASKSPIAVQATKKNIIYSFDRPNQEGLDQIREMNKLYLQSEDFVNATMAQLTKGEKPIFSKL, via the exons ATGTCTTTAAAAACCATTCTATCCACTAAAGTTATTTCTAGAAACCTAGTTT CTTCTCCAATTTTTAGAACAATGAGTTCCAAAATAATACCCACATCAAGtactgaaaataatttcaaatctcTATCGATTGCTGTTCCTAAACCATTTGTGTATCATGTCCAATTAAATCGCCCGGACAAGTATAATGCTATCAATAAGCAGATGTGGGT GGACATCAAGGATTGCTTTGAATCATTGAGTATCAATCCCGATTGTCGTGCTATAGTCATTTCGGCCGAGGGTAAACACTTCACTGCGG GTATTGATTTAAATGACATGATGAAATTAGCTCAAGAACTTTCTGAAATTGACGAAGTCTCACGCAAAGGATGTGCCTTGGAGAAGCTTATCAAATTATATCAG gattCCATATCTTCTCTGGAAGTCTGCAATAAACCTGTGATTAGTGCTGTACATTCGGCCTGCATTGGTGCTGGAGTTGATCTCATTACAGCCTCCGACATTCGTTATTGCACAAAAGACGCATTATTTCAGGTGAAAGAAGTCGAAATCGGAATGGCTGCTGATGTGGGTACATTACAGCGTTTCCCAAAAGTCATCAACAGTCAGAGTCTAGCCAGAGAACTTTGTCTAACTGGTAGAAAGTTTCTTTCAGATGAAGCTAAAAGCTGTGGTCTAGTAAGCCAA gtttttgataataaagatGCAATGATTACATCTGCTCTAGCATTAGCTGAAGATTTAGCCAGCAAGAGTCCTATTGCTGTTCaggcaacaaaaaagaacatcaTTTACTCTTTCGATCGTCCTAACCAAGAAGGCTTGGATCAGATT cgTGAAATGAACAAGCTTTACTTGCAAAGTGAAGACTTTGTCAATGCAACAATGGCTCAGCTAACTAAAGGagaaaaaccaatattttctaaGTTATAA
- the LOC129946446 gene encoding annexin B10, whose product MDYTPKPTIVPASPFDPAADGQALRTAMKGFGTDEQAIIDILTARSNSQRQEIKAYFLHEYGRDLIDDLKSELGGKFEDVIIGLMMPPVEYLCKQLHKSMEGLGTNEESLVEILCTKSNEEMAEIVKAYEDKYDRPLAEHMCSETSGHFRRLLTLIVTGVRNPAGTVDPDKAKEQAEALYAAGEAKLGTDEEVFNRIMAHESFAQLRLIFEEYKQISGMTLEQAIKHEMSGELHEAMMAIVECAQSPPAFFANRLFKAMDGAGTDDRTLIRIIISRSEIDLGNIKDEFERLYNRTLVSAVKSETSGDYKRALCALIGGA is encoded by the exons ATGGATTATACG CCTAAACCAACTATAGTCCCAGCATCGCCGTTCGATCCTGCTGCCGATGGCCAAGCTCTTCGAACCGCCATGAAAGGTTTTGGTACCGATGAACAGGCCATCATTGACATTTTAACCGCTCGCTCAAACTCTCAGCGTCAGGAGATCAAAGCCTACTTCCTACATGAATATGGTCGTGATTTGATTGATGATTTGAAAAGTGAATTAGGAGGTAAATTCGAAGATGTCATCATTGGTCTAATGATGCCACCAGTCGAGTATCTTTGCAAACAACTTCACAAGTCAATGGAAGGTTTGGGTACAAATGAAGAATCTCTTGTGGAAATTCTTTGTACCAAATCCAACGAAGAAATGGCTGAAATAGTGAAAGCCTACGAAGATAAATACGACCGTCCATTGGCTGAGCATATGTGTAGTGAGACATCGGGTCATTTTAGACGTTTATTAACTCTCATTGTGACGGGTGTTCGTAATCCAGCCGGAACTGTTGATCCAGATAAGGCTAAAGAACAAGCTGAAGCCCTTTATGCTGCTGGTGAAGCGAAATTGGGCACCGACGAAGAGGTATTCAATCGTATTATGGCACATGAGAGTTTTGCCCAGTTGCGATTGATTTTTGAGGAGTACAAGCAGATCTCCGGCATGACTTTGGAACAAGCTATTAAGCATGAGATGAGTGGTGAATTGCATGAAGCAATGATGGCTATTG TTGAATGTGCTCAATCGCCTCCTGCATTCTTTGCCAATCGTTTATTCAAAGCAATGGACGGTGCTGGCACAGATGACCGAACACTGATCCGCATAATTATCAGTCGATCCGAGATCGATTTGGGCAATATTAAGGATGAATTTGAACGATTGTACAATAGGACTTTAGTCAGTGCTGTTAAG tccGAGACATCTGGCGACTACAAACGGGCGCTTTGTGCTCTTATTGGAGGCGCATAA